A genomic stretch from Mya arenaria isolate MELC-2E11 chromosome 10, ASM2691426v1 includes:
- the LOC128206549 gene encoding formin-1-like, producing MAGQIGPQGPQKDYMSTRGWQDPLKTKIDDPVRYTPSKFKISHVQPTTSIWKGNRDLSDMKYQEYKLPDIDPLTGKSRHQPRPKPARKPSPVPDDPTPPPPTPPPPTPPKVEDNTLPVVLAFDGRSVGSVKRMILLQQLVPL from the exons ATGGCAGGCCAAATTGGGCCCCAGGGTCCTCAGAAAGACTACATGTCTACCCGGGGCTGGCAGGACCCGCTGAAAACCAAGATTGATGACCCTGTCAGATACACACCTTCCAAGTTCAAGATTTCC CACGTTCAACCTACAACTAGCATCTGGAAAGGGAATAGGGACCTATCCGACATGAAATATCAGGAGTACAAGCTACCCGATATAGACCCCCTCACTGGGAAATCCCGCCACCAACCAAGACCAAAACCAGCACGAAAACCCTCGCCGGTACCTGATGACCCCACACCGCCACCACCAACTCCACCACCACCAACTCCACCAAAA gTTGAAGACAATACACTACCAGTTGTTCTGGCCTTTGATGGACGTTCTGTCGGCTCAGTGAAGAGAATGATTCTACTACAGCAGCTAGTGCCGTTGTGA